The proteins below come from a single Garra rufa chromosome 3, GarRuf1.0, whole genome shotgun sequence genomic window:
- the LOC141331435 gene encoding histone H2B-like yields the protein MPEPAKSAPKKGSKKAVTKTAGKGGKKRRKSRKESYAIYVYKVLKQVHPDTGISSKAMGIMNSFVNDIFERIAGESSRLAHYNKRSTITSREIQTAVRLLLPGELAKHAVSEGTKAVTKYTSSK from the coding sequence ATGCCTGAACCAGCAAAGTCTGCGCCCAAGAAGGGCTCAAAGAAGGCCGTCACTAAGACCGCCGGTAAGGGAGGAAAGAAGCGCAGAAAGTCCAGGAAGGAGAGCTATGCTATCTACGTGTATAAAGTCCTGAAGCAGGTTCATCCTGACACTGGAATCTCTTCTAAGGCGATGGGGATCATGAACTCTTTCGTCAACGACATCTTCGAGCGCATCGCCGGTGAATCGTCTCGTCTCGCTCACTACAACAAGCGCTCCACCATCACATCGAGAGAGATCCAGACCGCTGTGCGTCTGCTGCTGCCCGGTGAACTGGCCAAACACGCCGTGTCTGAGGGCACAAAGGCGGTCACCAAATACACCAGCTCCAAGTAA